From Deltaproteobacteria bacterium, a single genomic window includes:
- a CDS encoding heavy-metal-associated domain-containing protein produces the protein MRTKTAIISIENLTKEALPKLAAALKAVPGVGTVDFSIERSVAVLDFDPSQSHIDDFLRAVLQAGFKVL, from the coding sequence ATGCGCACCAAAACCGCCATCATTTCGATAGAAAATCTAACCAAAGAGGCGCTGCCAAAACTGGCGGCGGCGCTCAAGGCCGTACCCGGCGTCGGCACAGTGGACTTTAGCATCGAGCGCAGCGTCGCGGTGCTCGACTTCGACCCAAGTCAATCGCACATCGACGATTTCCTCCGCGCGGTGTTGCAAGCTGGATTCAAGGTTCTTTGA